Proteins encoded by one window of Sphaerodactylus townsendi isolate TG3544 linkage group LG04, MPM_Stown_v2.3, whole genome shotgun sequence:
- the SSTR5 gene encoding somatostatin receptor type 5, producing the protein MDPLQFPLALSMEFSFPDANVSLGANSSNSTFLGFPVSPEIQSVLIPVIYLLVCAVGLSGNTLVIYVVLRYAKMKTVTNIYILNLAIADVLFMLGLPFLATQNAISYWPFGSFLCHLVTAFDGINQFTSIFCLTVMSLDRYVAVVHPIKSTKWRRPRVAKLISLAVWTLSILVVLPIIIFADVQEDLPLCNMSWPEPINIWSAAFIIYTSVLGFFGPLLVICLCYLLIVFKVKSSGIRVGSTRHRRSERKVTKMVVIIVLVFVFCWLPFYIVNIVNLIFILPEEPALVGVFCFVVILSYANSCANPILYGFLSDNFKQSFQKVLCLRKGNGVEDGDPTEHRPEKSSRLQEVMLLQRSVNSNGHMPTSKV; encoded by the coding sequence ATGGATCCATTGCAGTTCCCCTTGGCTTTGAGCATGGAGTTTAGCTTTCCAGATGCCAATGTCTCCCTGGGGGCAAACTCGAGTAACAGCACCTTTCTGGGGTTCCCCGTTTCCCCTGAAATTCAGTCCGTCCTCATTCCAGTCATTTACCTCCTCGTTTGTGCTGTCGGACTGAGCGGGAACACTCTGGTCATCTATGTGGTCTTGCGCTACGCCAAGATGAAAACGGTCACCAACATTTACATCTTAAATTTAGCTATTGCCGACGTGCTGTTCATGCTCGGTTTGCCGTTCCTGGCGACGCAGAACGCCATCTCCTACTGGCCCTTTGGGTCCTTCCTGTGCCACCTGGTTACGGCTTTCGACGGCATCAACCAATTCACCAGCATCTTCTGCCTGACCGTCATGAGCCTGGATCGCTACGTGGCTGTTGTCCACCCCATCAAGTCTACCAAGTGGCGCCGGCCAAGGGTTGCCAAGCTGATCAGCCTGGCCGTCTGGACGCTCTCCATTTTGGTGGTGCTCCCAATCATCATTTTTGCCGACGTCCAGGAAGATCTGCCCCTCTGCAACATGAGCTGGCCGGAGCCGATTAACATCTGGTCTGCGGCGTTCATCATCTATACATCAGTGTTGGGGTTTTTCGGTCCCTTGCTGGTGATCTGTCTCTGCTACTTGCTGATTGTCTTCAAAGTCAAGTCATCTGGCATCCGAGTCGGCTCCACGCGGCACCGGCGGTCGGAGAGGAAAGTGACCAAGATGGTGGTCATCATTGTCCTCGTCTTCGTCTTCTGCTGGCTCCCCTTCTACATCGTGAATATTGTCAACCTGATATTTATTTTGCCTGAGGAACCAGCCTTGGTGGGGGTTTTCTGCTTCGTGGTCATTCTCTCGTACGCCAACAGCTGTGCCAACCCCATACTGTATGGGTTTCTTTCGGACAACTTCaagcagagttttcaaaaagtcTTGTGCCTTCGCAAAGGGAACGGTGTGGAAGACGGTGACCCAACGGAGCACCGGCCAGAGAAGAGCAGCCGCCTGCAagaagtgatgctgcttcagaggAGCGTCAACTCCAATGGGCACATGCCGACCAGCAAGGTGTAg